Proteins encoded in a region of the Inquilinus sp. KBS0705 genome:
- a CDS encoding MBL fold metallo-hydrolase: protein MKHKHRYFKVAPGVWGMKILFVNIYMVTSNNHWVLIDTGLFGSEGRILRMAKDLFDGAPPAAILLTHAHFDHRGTLPALLKHWDVKVFAHRMELPYLTGKSAYPPPDPIVGGGLMSLFSFLYPKQPIDISTHVQPLPDDGSIPFLDEWKAVPVPGHAPGQVAFFRVSDRLLIAADAFVTTRQESAIATLNALPVLSGPPKYFTYDWDAAKISVIRLKDLSPRKAATGHGPPMYGDPLQTGLEQLVENFDKQARPKHGRYANEPALTDDSGVVSIPSGSMLPLFGLLTGAIAIGLLVMLQTNNKILS, encoded by the coding sequence ATGAAACATAAACACCGATATTTTAAAGTAGCACCCGGTGTATGGGGGATGAAGATCCTTTTTGTTAACATTTACATGGTAACATCCAATAACCATTGGGTGCTTATTGATACCGGGTTATTTGGTAGCGAAGGGCGGATATTACGTATGGCTAAAGACTTATTTGATGGCGCTCCGCCAGCTGCAATCCTGCTAACCCACGCACATTTTGACCACAGAGGGACACTGCCTGCATTACTTAAACATTGGGATGTGAAAGTGTTTGCCCATCGCATGGAATTACCTTATTTGACGGGGAAATCGGCTTATCCACCGCCCGATCCAATTGTGGGCGGCGGATTAATGAGTTTGTTTTCATTCCTGTATCCTAAACAACCAATAGATATAAGCACGCATGTACAACCGTTGCCAGACGATGGCAGCATACCTTTTTTAGATGAATGGAAAGCTGTGCCAGTACCCGGCCATGCGCCCGGGCAGGTTGCTTTTTTCAGGGTATCTGACCGGTTGCTGATAGCAGCTGATGCCTTTGTGACCACCCGGCAGGAATCGGCCATAGCTACCTTAAATGCCTTGCCGGTTTTAAGCGGCCCGCCAAAATATTTTACTTACGATTGGGATGCGGCAAAAATATCCGTGATACGCCTGAAAGATCTGTCACCACGCAAGGCTGCTACTGGCCATGGCCCACCTATGTATGGCGATCCTTTACAAACAGGATTAGAGCAGCTTGTTGAAAATTTTGATAAACAGGCCCGACCTAAACACGGACGATATGCGAATGAGCCCGCGCTTACCGATGACAGCGGCGTAGTAAGTATACCATCGGGCAGTATGTTGCCACTTTTTGGGCTATTGACCGGAGCTATAGCTATAGGGCTTTTGGTTATGCTTCAAACAAATAATAAAATTTTATCATGA
- a CDS encoding cyanophycinase, with protein sequence MTTGINRNDKYIVPNGVLVIVGGHEDKGGGPQDNIQQTHHNKEILDAFTKLIKNEDATIEVITTASAEGVESFNEYDQAFKALGVKQIGHIHHDRRADALGDDLSNRIMRADAVYFSGGDQLKLTSIYGGTKLLLNLKERYIYDGLILGGTSAGAMAFSTPMIFAGNKQVQQIAGEVRLTTGLEFLKDVCIDTHFVDRGRFVRMAQVVATNPTCIGIGIEENTAIIVKNGVDAEVIGSGVVVVIEGFKITDSNIVDFGLNKTIAISDLNVHLLSNGGKYQIPRHNLPHI encoded by the coding sequence ATGACTACTGGGATAAACAGAAATGACAAATACATAGTGCCTAATGGTGTTTTGGTAATTGTTGGTGGACATGAAGATAAAGGAGGTGGGCCCCAAGATAATATACAGCAAACGCACCATAATAAAGAGATATTAGATGCATTTACAAAGTTGATAAAAAATGAAGATGCAACTATCGAAGTGATAACAACTGCCAGCGCTGAAGGAGTGGAATCTTTTAATGAGTATGACCAGGCTTTTAAGGCTTTAGGTGTAAAGCAAATTGGCCATATCCATCATGATAGGCGTGCAGATGCCTTGGGTGATGACCTAAGCAATCGTATAATGAGGGCGGATGCGGTTTATTTTTCAGGAGGCGATCAATTAAAATTAACATCTATTTATGGCGGTACCAAATTGCTGTTAAATTTAAAGGAGCGTTACATTTACGATGGGTTGATATTAGGTGGGACCAGCGCCGGCGCTATGGCGTTTTCTACACCGATGATATTTGCAGGTAACAAACAGGTTCAACAAATAGCCGGAGAGGTGAGATTGACCACGGGGCTGGAGTTTTTAAAAGATGTATGCATTGATACGCATTTTGTAGATAGGGGGCGCTTTGTGCGTATGGCACAGGTTGTTGCTACAAACCCTACCTGTATTGGAATTGGAATTGAAGAAAATACAGCTATTATTGTAAAAAATGGTGTGGATGCAGAGGTGATTGGCAGTGGCGTTGTAGTTGTGATAGAAGGGTTTAAGATAACCGATTCTAATATTGTGGATTTTGGCTTAAACAAAACTATAGCAATTAGCGATTTAAATGTTCATCTGCTATCAAATGGTGGTAAATACCAAATACCAAGGCATAATCTGCCACATATATAG
- a CDS encoding response regulator transcription factor, whose product MIKVLIADDHPVVRCGLRQLLEQDFVVMGEAANGREALDLLINGLDVNVVLADVSMPVMDGLQLAQAVQENFDNLPLVLLTMRDEESIVQQAFDNGVITFLFKTADTQELIFALKQAALGKPYICSELADRMIKRSGTLAKLRQSAREITTDIDFSKRELEVLELIADGYTNEQAADKLFTSRRTVEGHRQAMLDKTGCRNSLALVRFAMRNGLLT is encoded by the coding sequence ATGATAAAAGTACTCATAGCGGATGATCATCCTGTGGTACGTTGCGGCCTTAGGCAGTTGCTGGAGCAAGACTTTGTGGTTATGGGCGAAGCAGCTAATGGTCGTGAAGCACTCGATTTACTGATAAATGGCCTTGATGTGAACGTAGTACTTGCCGATGTAAGTATGCCGGTTATGGATGGCTTGCAACTGGCACAGGCCGTACAGGAAAATTTTGATAATTTACCGTTGGTATTATTAACAATGCGCGACGAAGAAAGCATAGTTCAACAAGCGTTTGATAACGGCGTTATTACCTTCCTGTTTAAAACCGCCGATACCCAGGAGCTTATATTCGCTTTAAAACAGGCAGCTTTAGGCAAGCCATATATATGTTCGGAACTGGCCGACCGTATGATCAAGCGTTCAGGAACATTAGCTAAGTTACGTCAATCCGCCAGGGAAATAACAACAGATATTGATTTTTCCAAACGCGAATTAGAGGTGTTAGAATTGATTGCAGATGGCTATACAAATGAGCAAGCGGCTGATAAATTATTTACAAGCCGCCGGACAGTAGAAGGTCACCGCCAGGCAATGCTTGATAAAACCGGTTGCCGAAACTCCCTGGCGTTGGTTAGGTTTGCCATGCGCAACGGGCTGCTTACCTAA
- a CDS encoding DUF4142 domain-containing protein gives MQVLLLARFMVLPVVWVNLNIHSMKKAIIIILLALSGIAVKAQIPQPDPDTTAKHFLIVVSIGNLQETNAGQLAAQKAMRADVKAFGKMMVSDHQQSEGKLLQLAKSRGYDLPAAATGGIQPDPMLKNAKDEFDRLYVHAMVVSHRNTVQTFENYAVTGKDLAVKAFAQQTLPALKHHLQEIEKIDEQVKDKAK, from the coding sequence ATGCAAGTTTTGCTACTGGCCAGGTTTATGGTTCTTCCGGTGGTGTGGGTCAACCTTAATATACATTCAATGAAAAAAGCAATCATTATTATTTTATTGGCGTTAAGCGGCATTGCCGTAAAAGCGCAAATTCCGCAACCCGACCCTGATACTACGGCTAAACACTTTTTGATAGTTGTCAGCATAGGTAATTTACAAGAGACAAATGCAGGCCAGCTTGCGGCGCAAAAAGCAATGCGTGCCGATGTTAAGGCCTTCGGTAAAATGATGGTCAGCGATCATCAACAGTCCGAAGGTAAATTATTGCAATTGGCAAAATCCAGGGGGTACGACCTACCGGCTGCAGCTACAGGCGGAATTCAGCCCGACCCTATGTTAAAAAATGCTAAGGATGAGTTTGACCGGCTATATGTACATGCAATGGTAGTTAGCCATAGAAACACTGTACAAACCTTTGAGAATTACGCGGTAACGGGAAAAGACCTAGCCGTTAAAGCTTTTGCACAGCAAACGCTTCCGGCATTAAAACATCATTTGCAGGAGATCGAAAAAATTGATGAACAGGTAAAGGATAAGGCTAAATAA
- a CDS encoding SDR family oxidoreductase yields MNEENKISRRQVVAGLGATLAAAAVSPAFAAPPLTANASNEAAKIEDPKAKYPKPPFKSQPQPWPGLQSKMDPVPDCGESSYKGSGRLAGRKALITGGDSGMGRAAAIAYAREGADVAINYYPTEEADAREVIALIQKEGRKAIAIPGDLRSEDFCKQLVQKAISGLGGLDIIVSNAARQQSINSILDVTNEEFDSTMKTNIYAPFWIIKEALPHLPPGSAIIGTTSEQAYDPSPDLYAYAQTKAATMNYVKSLAKQLGPKGIRVNGVAPGPIWTALQVSGGAQPDKQQMFGSWTMFGRPGQPAELASIYVQLAAADASFATGQVYGSSGGVGQP; encoded by the coding sequence ATGAACGAAGAAAACAAAATTAGCCGCCGCCAGGTAGTAGCTGGCTTGGGTGCCACCCTGGCTGCGGCGGCTGTATCGCCGGCTTTTGCGGCACCGCCGCTAACCGCTAATGCAAGTAACGAGGCTGCAAAAATTGAGGACCCAAAAGCTAAATACCCTAAACCGCCCTTTAAGAGCCAGCCACAACCATGGCCGGGTTTACAAAGCAAAATGGACCCTGTGCCCGACTGCGGTGAAAGCAGTTATAAAGGTTCGGGCAGGTTAGCGGGTCGTAAAGCATTGATCACCGGTGGCGACTCGGGCATGGGCAGGGCTGCTGCTATAGCCTACGCACGCGAAGGGGCGGATGTTGCTATTAACTATTACCCTACCGAAGAAGCCGACGCACGTGAAGTGATCGCACTGATTCAAAAAGAGGGAAGAAAAGCTATTGCCATACCTGGTGATTTGCGTAGCGAAGATTTTTGTAAACAGTTGGTTCAAAAAGCAATTAGTGGTTTGGGCGGGCTGGATATTATTGTAAGTAATGCAGCACGCCAACAGTCAATAAACTCGATACTGGATGTAACAAACGAAGAGTTTGATTCCACAATGAAGACAAATATTTACGCTCCGTTTTGGATCATTAAAGAAGCGTTGCCACATCTCCCGCCAGGATCAGCCATTATAGGCACCACATCCGAACAAGCCTACGACCCTTCACCGGATTTGTATGCCTATGCGCAAACCAAAGCCGCCACCATGAATTATGTAAAATCGCTTGCTAAACAATTAGGCCCTAAAGGCATTCGGGTTAATGGCGTTGCCCCCGGCCCTATCTGGACAGCTTTACAAGTAAGCGGCGGTGCGCAACCTGATAAGCAGCAGATGTTTGGCAGCTGGACAATGTTTGGCAGGCCCGGCCAACCAGCCGAATTAGCATCGATATATGTGCAATTAGCCGCAGCAGATGCAAGTTTTGCTACTGGCCAGGTTTATGGTTCTTCCGGTGGTGTGGGTCAACCTTAA
- a CDS encoding FAD-dependent oxidoreductase: MANKTEAIIARDGAHVSPWQNDIIDSTSITPPSNNVVYDALIVGGGITGITAALLLQKGGKQTIVADAHTIGFGTTGGTSAHINTFADTTYLEAESAFGEKGAQLFADAINDGFKLIKTNVDTYKIDCDFEGKPGYVYAENEDEVKELDKIYNGAIKVGVSVEYTEKVPTPVKYLKALVFDGQAQFHPLKYLQGLKKAYLEAGGLILENTLVESAQKKNDIHIIETDTVSISAKTVIYATHLPPNINLFNFECAPYRSYVIAVKLNNDNYPQALIYDVQEPYHYVRSHTINGEQLLLVGGNDHKTGHDSPENAFAELEKYIREYYDVSSVVYKWSSQYYVPVDGLPYIGVMPLAGDGVYCATGYNGNGMMLGTIAGKILSDLVRKRPNPYTDIFDPGRVKPIDGFTEFVKENADVAYRYVADRIHIHESDSLKSLQPGTGNVVEVDGKKVAAYRNEQGEVFALSPVCTHAGCIVKWNGEEKSWDCPCHGARYDIHGNVLTGPTVRSLSSINFEQSK; encoded by the coding sequence ATGGCAAATAAAACTGAAGCGATAATTGCCCGGGACGGTGCTCATGTAAGCCCCTGGCAAAATGATATAATTGATAGTACTTCAATAACACCTCCATCAAATAATGTGGTTTACGATGCCCTTATTGTCGGCGGTGGAATAACCGGCATCACAGCCGCGCTGTTATTACAAAAAGGTGGAAAGCAAACCATAGTAGCCGATGCGCATACTATTGGTTTTGGCACTACCGGCGGCACAAGCGCCCACATTAATACTTTTGCAGATACTACATACCTTGAAGCCGAAAGCGCGTTTGGCGAAAAGGGTGCACAGCTTTTTGCAGATGCCATTAATGATGGGTTTAAGCTGATAAAAACTAACGTAGATACTTATAAAATTGATTGCGATTTTGAGGGCAAGCCCGGCTATGTATATGCAGAAAATGAAGACGAGGTAAAAGAGTTGGACAAGATTTACAATGGTGCAATCAAAGTTGGCGTTAGTGTAGAGTATACAGAAAAAGTGCCTACCCCTGTTAAATATTTAAAAGCCCTGGTTTTTGATGGTCAGGCACAATTTCATCCTTTAAAGTATTTGCAAGGCTTAAAAAAAGCATACCTGGAAGCTGGTGGGCTTATACTTGAAAACACATTGGTAGAAAGTGCCCAAAAGAAAAACGACATACATATTATTGAAACCGATACTGTAAGCATTAGTGCTAAAACAGTAATATATGCTACCCATTTACCGCCAAATATTAACCTGTTTAATTTTGAGTGTGCGCCTTATCGTAGCTATGTTATAGCCGTTAAATTAAATAACGACAACTACCCGCAGGCTTTGATCTATGATGTACAGGAGCCGTATCATTATGTAAGATCGCATACTATTAATGGCGAGCAATTGCTATTAGTTGGCGGTAACGACCATAAGACTGGCCATGACAGCCCTGAAAATGCCTTTGCCGAATTGGAAAAATATATAAGGGAGTATTATGATGTGTCATCAGTTGTGTATAAATGGTCGTCACAGTATTATGTGCCGGTAGATGGTCTGCCTTATATTGGGGTGATGCCTTTAGCTGGTGACGGTGTTTATTGTGCTACAGGCTATAACGGCAACGGTATGATGCTGGGTACTATAGCTGGTAAAATATTAAGCGACCTTGTGCGTAAAAGGCCAAATCCATATACCGATATTTTTGATCCGGGCCGTGTTAAACCTATAGATGGTTTCACTGAATTTGTTAAAGAAAATGCCGACGTTGCATACCGTTATGTAGCCGACCGTATCCATATACACGAATCCGATTCGTTAAAAAGCCTGCAGCCCGGCACCGGGAATGTTGTTGAGGTGGATGGCAAAAAAGTAGCGGCCTACAGGAACGAGCAAGGCGAGGTTTTTGCGCTCAGTCCGGTTTGTACCCATGCCGGTTGCATAGTGAAGTGGAACGGAGAAGAAAAAAGTTGGGATTGCCCATGCCATGGCGCACGTTACGATATTCATGGTAATGTGCTCACCGGGCCTACGGTTCGCAGCCTTAGCAGTATTAATTTTGAACAGAGCAAGTAA
- a CDS encoding DUF72 domain-containing protein, translating to MEWHIGCSGFYYKHWRNGFYPDKLAQNKWFEYYCQFFNTVELNNTFYRFPELTTLQGWYNRSPENFLFSVKAPRGITHFKQFHNSYELINSFYTVVSEGLQQKLGPVLFQLPPRFSYSEERLQRIIDNLNPAFNNVLEFRHETWWREDVYQALADKQIVFCGMSHPQLPDTLIMNTQQVYYRFHGVPDLYKSGYSTLFMENIVETIQSANNVSQGWFYFNNDVALAAITNAREMEQLTINA from the coding sequence ATGGAATGGCATATTGGTTGTTCGGGTTTTTATTATAAACACTGGCGAAATGGGTTTTACCCCGATAAGCTGGCGCAAAATAAGTGGTTTGAGTACTATTGCCAATTTTTTAACACGGTAGAATTAAATAATACCTTTTATCGTTTCCCTGAGTTAACAACATTGCAAGGTTGGTATAATAGGTCACCCGAGAACTTTTTATTTTCTGTTAAGGCGCCAAGGGGTATAACGCATTTTAAGCAATTTCATAATAGTTACGAGTTGATCAACAGCTTTTATACTGTTGTAAGTGAGGGGCTGCAGCAAAAATTGGGTCCGGTATTATTTCAATTGCCTCCACGATTTAGTTATAGTGAGGAACGGTTACAACGTATCATCGATAACCTGAATCCTGCTTTTAATAACGTACTGGAATTTAGGCACGAAACCTGGTGGCGGGAAGATGTTTACCAGGCGCTTGCAGATAAGCAGATAGTTTTTTGTGGAATGAGCCACCCGCAATTACCCGATACCTTAATTATGAATACCCAACAAGTATATTACAGGTTTCATGGTGTGCCTGACCTGTATAAATCAGGGTACAGCACGCTGTTTATGGAAAATATCGTGGAAACAATTCAGTCGGCAAATAATGTTAGTCAGGGGTGGTTTTACTTTAACAATGATGTTGCCTTAGCTGCAATTACCAACGCTCGCGAAATGGAACAACTTACCATTAATGCTTAA
- a CDS encoding mechanosensitive ion channel family protein — translation MNFDKFYDKAYDWLIRYGPRFVIGMLVLFIGLWLIKMVLNRSHQGMHRKEMDPTLKPFLLSLIGVALRVLLVLGVMQIMGIQMTLFTALVGAFGVAAGLALSGTLQNFASGILIMLLKPFVVGDNILAQGMEGTVASIQIFYTTVTTFDNRTVILPNSMLSNSMIINVSREGSRRLDIQYKFKNEVDIQQAKAVISQTLDKEEQCLKTPKRRIGVSLLEADSYTLIINVWINAHGFEDTRLKLQEALLQSLKDGGIKIGGMPS, via the coding sequence ATGAATTTTGATAAATTTTACGATAAGGCATACGACTGGTTAATACGTTATGGGCCCCGCTTTGTGATTGGAATGTTAGTATTGTTTATTGGCTTATGGCTTATAAAGATGGTACTAAACAGATCGCACCAGGGTATGCACCGCAAGGAAATGGACCCTACATTAAAGCCGTTCCTGCTTAGCTTAATTGGTGTAGCCCTAAGAGTATTATTAGTGCTGGGCGTAATGCAAATAATGGGCATCCAGATGACATTGTTTACCGCCCTTGTTGGAGCATTTGGTGTAGCCGCCGGCCTGGCATTATCAGGTACGTTGCAAAACTTTGCCAGTGGTATATTAATTATGTTGCTAAAGCCTTTCGTAGTAGGCGATAACATTCTGGCTCAGGGCATGGAAGGCACAGTAGCCTCTATACAAATTTTTTATACAACGGTAACAACATTTGATAACCGCACCGTAATACTACCTAACAGCATGTTATCTAACAGTATGATCATAAACGTTAGCCGCGAGGGTAGCCGCAGATTGGATATTCAGTATAAATTCAAGAACGAAGTGGATATCCAACAAGCAAAGGCGGTTATTTCGCAAACCTTAGATAAAGAGGAGCAGTGCTTAAAAACGCCTAAAAGGCGTATAGGTGTTTCGTTGTTAGAAGCTGATAGTTATACTTTGATAATTAACGTGTGGATAAATGCACACGGCTTTGAAGATACCAGGTTAAAACTTCAGGAAGCACTTCTACAAAGTCTTAAGGACGGGGGCATAAAAATAGGTGGCATGCCGTCATAA
- a CDS encoding inorganic diphosphatase, producing the protein MELSMNTSTTVTAMIESPKGSNQKFDYDPTEKRFKLNKILPAGMAFPFDFGMIPGTKGEDGDPLDIIVISEASAFPGCLVDCRVIGALKAEQTERDGDTVRNDRFIGVPEVSQLFSNIKTIEELPRAIIDQLEAFFKNYNEQAGKQFKVTERLTAQQAAQLIH; encoded by the coding sequence ATGGAACTAAGTATGAATACATCAACAACAGTAACAGCGATGATCGAATCTCCAAAGGGATCAAACCAAAAATTCGATTACGACCCTACTGAAAAACGGTTTAAATTAAATAAGATATTACCTGCGGGAATGGCTTTTCCGTTTGATTTTGGCATGATTCCTGGAACCAAGGGCGAAGACGGCGACCCGTTGGATATTATCGTAATCTCCGAGGCTTCTGCGTTCCCGGGCTGCCTGGTAGATTGCAGGGTAATTGGAGCTTTAAAGGCAGAGCAGACCGAGCGTGACGGCGACACAGTTAGAAACGACCGTTTTATCGGTGTGCCGGAGGTATCGCAATTGTTTTCAAATATTAAGACTATCGAAGAATTGCCACGGGCGATAATTGATCAGCTTGAGGCTTTCTTTAAAAATTATAATGAACAGGCAGGGAAGCAGTTTAAAGTAACGGAGCGGTTAACTGCGCAGCAAGCTGCCCAATTAATACACTAA
- a CDS encoding DUF421 domain-containing protein, whose protein sequence is MDLFYEIFGEGKDLNSLQMSSRGVVMFFVAFLLIRIAGRRSFGIKTPIDNIITISLGAVMSRAIVGASPFVPVVICSLVIVVLHRAFAWLAANNRRFGRFVQGEKIILFEQGKFIKSNFDKGLVCEEDIMQGVRKSALTEDLQSVEKVYIERNGEISVIRKGK, encoded by the coding sequence ATGGATCTATTTTATGAAATTTTTGGTGAAGGAAAAGATCTTAATTCCTTACAAATGAGCAGCCGTGGAGTTGTTATGTTTTTTGTAGCCTTCCTACTTATCCGCATTGCCGGGAGGCGTTCCTTTGGTATAAAAACGCCTATTGATAATATTATAACCATATCGCTTGGGGCTGTTATGAGCCGTGCTATTGTAGGCGCGTCTCCGTTTGTACCGGTAGTTATTTGTTCCCTGGTAATAGTAGTGCTGCACCGGGCATTTGCCTGGCTGGCTGCTAATAACCGCAGGTTCGGTCGCTTTGTGCAGGGTGAAAAAATAATTTTATTTGAACAGGGGAAGTTTATTAAATCAAATTTTGATAAAGGATTGGTCTGCGAGGAAGATATTATGCAGGGCGTTCGAAAATCAGCCCTGACAGAAGATTTGCAAAGCGTAGAAAAGGTATATATAGAAAGAAACGGAGAAATAAGTGTTATCCGTAAAGGTAAATGA
- a CDS encoding LLM class flavin-dependent oxidoreductase: MEIGIDSFASAMYGTKADNALSSVDAMAQLLERIEFADEAGLDVFGIGEHHKKEFLDSAPHIILAAAAAKTKRIRLTSAVTVLSAADPVRAYQNFATLDLISKGRAEMVVGRGSSIEAYPLFGFDLNDYDQLFKEKLDLLLQIRDEEFITWKGKFRPALNNQPVYPRALQQKLPIWLGVGGTPESFARAGTLGLPLMVAIIGGETHRFRPLIDLYREAGRRAGFTPEQLKVGLHSPGYVGATNDEAIAVYYPGYAELWTKLGRERGWPPVTKAQFDTLIAPRGVLVVGGPEQVAEKLIRHSEALGGVDRFTFQMDNAGLSHAQLMKSIELIGTKVIPLLKTVV, encoded by the coding sequence ATGGAAATAGGTATAGATAGTTTCGCTTCGGCAATGTATGGTACCAAAGCAGATAATGCATTAAGCAGCGTTGATGCGATGGCACAATTACTGGAAAGGATCGAATTTGCAGATGAGGCAGGTCTGGATGTTTTTGGCATAGGCGAACATCATAAAAAGGAGTTTTTAGATTCGGCTCCGCATATTATTCTTGCCGCCGCCGCTGCTAAAACCAAGCGGATACGTTTAACCAGTGCGGTTACTGTACTTAGCGCAGCCGACCCTGTAAGGGCATATCAAAATTTTGCAACATTAGATTTGATATCTAAAGGCCGCGCCGAAATGGTGGTAGGCCGCGGATCATCCATAGAGGCTTACCCGCTTTTTGGTTTCGACCTAAACGACTACGACCAGCTTTTTAAAGAAAAGCTTGATCTGTTATTGCAGATACGCGACGAAGAATTTATAACCTGGAAAGGCAAATTTCGCCCGGCATTAAATAACCAACCTGTTTACCCACGGGCTTTGCAGCAAAAGTTGCCTATCTGGTTGGGGGTAGGCGGCACACCCGAGTCGTTTGCAAGGGCCGGCACTTTGGGCTTACCGTTAATGGTAGCCATAATCGGCGGCGAAACACATCGGTTTCGCCCATTAATTGATCTGTACCGAGAGGCCGGGAGAAGGGCCGGATTTACACCAGAGCAGTTAAAGGTTGGCTTACATTCGCCGGGTTACGTGGGTGCTACCAACGATGAAGCTATTGCAGTATATTATCCCGGCTACGCCGAACTGTGGACTAAATTAGGACGCGAACGTGGCTGGCCGCCGGTTACTAAAGCGCAGTTTGATACCTTGATAGCCCCAAGAGGTGTGTTGGTTGTTGGCGGACCGGAGCAAGTTGCCGAAAAGCTAATAAGACATAGCGAAGCACTGGGTGGTGTAGACAGGTTTACGTTTCAAATGGATAACGCAGGGCTAAGCCATGCGCAGCTAATGAAATCTATTGAGCTAATTGGTACGAAGGTTATCCCATTGCTTAAAACGGTCGTTTAG
- a CDS encoding SusD/RagB family nutrient-binding outer membrane lipoprotein, with translation MLVFNMGTVMKNFKNCLAFLLIAFLQVACTKDFAKYNLNPDGVTTAQPAYMLSDALVKTSAVDVETRTNYCHAFMQYGYSDFWSGTTYSLSDGVSSRYWNNFYIPVLQNLEYIVPILKNKTDMPTTYAAARIWRVFIYQKLTDMYGDIPYSQAGKALSAGVFTPIYDKQQAIYTDLVKELRASIELLNNNPSVIVQGDQFYGGSAAQWKKLASSLLLRIGMRLIKVDPVQASALVKEAYSDGVMVSNMDMPVLKHNTSVANGFSFSLGDQHFFLHQTLIDQMRKSGDPRLNIYGAVYDKEAFLGGVVTSTDTAKFIGYSFKANSPAPNTRVNYVVYQPKDAVFFDFQYAEVEFLLAEAILRGYITGNANDHYQAGVTAHMQSFTLLPTAPTISNAQISAYLAKNPLVNPANPTTEGSIERINTEFWIAGFIFDADEVYANWRRTGYPKLTPNPNTITGPSSSHGVIPRKLPYPDAEFTLNNTNVTQALTAYGGLNDFNPKARVWWDK, from the coding sequence ATGTTAGTTTTTAATATGGGTACAGTGATGAAAAACTTTAAAAACTGCTTAGCTTTTTTATTAATAGCTTTTTTACAGGTTGCGTGCACTAAAGATTTTGCCAAATACAACCTTAATCCTGATGGGGTCACCACTGCACAACCAGCTTACATGTTATCAGATGCACTGGTAAAAACATCGGCGGTTGATGTAGAAACCCGCACCAATTATTGCCATGCCTTTATGCAATATGGCTATTCTGATTTCTGGTCGGGTACAACCTACTCCTTGTCCGACGGGGTATCAAGCAGGTATTGGAACAACTTCTACATCCCGGTTTTGCAAAATCTGGAATACATTGTGCCTATTTTAAAAAATAAAACAGATATGCCCACCACCTATGCAGCAGCCAGGATATGGCGGGTATTTATCTATCAAAAATTAACTGATATGTATGGCGACATCCCCTATAGCCAGGCAGGCAAGGCATTATCAGCAGGTGTTTTCACCCCTATATACGATAAGCAGCAAGCCATTTATACCGATCTGGTAAAAGAGTTAAGAGCGTCAATAGAGTTACTTAATAATAACCCATCTGTAATAGTGCAGGGCGATCAATTTTACGGCGGTAGCGCTGCGCAATGGAAAAAGCTGGCTTCATCACTATTATTACGCATAGGTATGCGGTTAATTAAAGTAGACCCCGTACAAGCATCCGCTTTAGTTAAAGAAGCCTACAGCGATGGCGTAATGGTTTCAAACATGGATATGCCCGTGTTAAAACACAACACCAGTGTAGCTAACGGCTTTTCATTCAGCCTTGGCGATCAGCACTTTTTCCTGCACCAAACACTGATAGATCAAATGAGAAAAAGCGGCGACCCGCGTTTAAACATTTATGGTGCCGTTTACGATAAAGAGGCTTTTTTAGGGGGCGTGGTCACCTCTACAGATACGGCTAAATTTATTGGTTACAGTTTTAAAGCCAACTCCCCCGCACCAAATACACGTGTAAACTACGTAGTATACCAGCCAAAAGACGCTGTATTCTTTGATTTCCAGTATGCCGAAGTGGAGTTTTTATTAGCGGAAGCCATATTACGTGGCTACATTACAGGTAACGCTAACGACCATTACCAGGCAGGTGTAACAGCGCATATGCAATCGTTTACTTTATTACCCACTGCACCTACTATAAGCAACGCGCAAATAAGCGCGTATTTGGCAAAAAATCCATTGGTTAACCCTGCTAACCCTACTACCGAAGGTTCGATAGAGCGCATTAATACCGAATTTTGGATAGCCGGTTTTATATTTGATGCCGATGAAGTATACGCTAATTGGAGGCGCACAGGCTATCCTAAATTAACACCTAACCCTAATACCATAACCGGCCCAAGCAGTTCGCACGGTGTTATACCACGTAAACTTCCCTACCCCGACGCAGAGTTTACCCTTAATAACACCAATGTAACTCAGGCGCTTACTGCCTACGGCGGATTAAATGATTTTAACCCCAAAGCCAGGGTATGGTGGGATAAATAA